A genomic stretch from Trichlorobacter lovleyi includes:
- a CDS encoding helix-turn-helix domain-containing protein, whose protein sequence is MTADGNHIDAEQSESACGDSKKIETESEKLQYILYSLRLTQVSFAQHLGISQTYVSALLRGSRQLSKKLTKKMFIVLQINPDWWNSNTGDPFLYDVPDVPAIRKLIHAPIEPRVRLTNELTKIFIEETDNCSFEEEIAAFTLVAKYLRTLKTRGILKVAYEENFDELMYKNTREDTK, encoded by the coding sequence ATGACAGCTGATGGAAACCACATTGATGCCGAGCAATCTGAGTCTGCTTGTGGCGATTCAAAGAAAATAGAAACAGAATCTGAAAAACTTCAATACATTCTTTACAGTCTTAGACTTACTCAAGTGAGCTTTGCCCAACACCTTGGTATTTCGCAGACCTATGTTAGCGCGTTACTCCGGGGTAGTCGGCAGCTAAGCAAAAAACTAACAAAAAAAATGTTCATTGTTTTGCAGATCAATCCGGATTGGTGGAATAGCAACACCGGTGATCCGTTTCTTTATGATGTGCCTGACGTACCTGCAATAAGAAAACTGATACATGCGCCTATTGAGCCGAGGGTTCGACTTACAAATGAATTGACAAAAATATTTATAGAAGAAACCGATAACTGCTCATTCGAAGAAGAGATTGCTGCCTTTACGCTGGTGGCCAAATATCTCCGGACACTTAAAACTAGAGGCATATTGAAGGTTGCTTATGAAGAAAATTTTGATGAACTAATGTACAAAAACACAAGAGAGGACACTAAATGA
- a CDS encoding DNA/RNA non-specific endonuclease: MRNIAATFLFLALIVSLSSFSFAQDACPQYFAGGQAPVLVNPKMANKYRVLCNSGFANGHSGLTRGPLWGAELLNKNDLDEGRGVARHDNFRPDPRLPSDERSELRDFQHSGFDRGHCINNRDMIPENRDGTFLLSNMMVQDHSNNTGLWSAIESATRYEAKRRGQLYVITGPLFRGQLRALKGRVIIPSDIFKCLYDQQRQQAGCYVTPNAPGDQYNVASVAEVEQAAGINLFPAMPVQVKAQAIKLSAPKMRH, encoded by the coding sequence ATGAGAAACATTGCGGCAACATTTCTTTTTTTGGCGCTCATCGTCTCTTTATCCTCTTTTTCGTTTGCCCAAGACGCTTGCCCTCAATACTTTGCAGGCGGGCAGGCACCTGTTTTGGTCAATCCAAAGATGGCGAACAAGTATCGTGTGCTTTGCAACTCGGGGTTTGCCAACGGCCACTCGGGCTTAACCCGTGGGCCATTGTGGGGTGCCGAGTTACTGAATAAAAATGATCTGGACGAGGGGAGGGGAGTCGCCCGTCACGACAATTTCCGGCCTGACCCACGCCTGCCTTCAGACGAACGGTCTGAGCTCCGAGATTTTCAGCACTCTGGATTTGACCGGGGTCACTGTATAAATAATCGTGATATGATTCCTGAAAACAGGGATGGTACATTTCTCCTTTCTAATATGATGGTTCAGGATCATTCCAACAACACCGGTCTCTGGAGTGCTATTGAGTCAGCAACTCGCTACGAGGCCAAACGGCGTGGGCAACTATATGTCATTACGGGCCCTCTTTTCCGTGGGCAACTTCGGGCACTAAAGGGCAGAGTGATTATCCCTTCAGACATCTTCAAATGTCTATACGACCAACAAAGGCAGCAAGCCGGATGCTATGTCACACCCAATGCACCTGGTGATCAGTATAATGTGGCCAGTGTGGCCGAAGTTGAACAGGCGGCGGGGATCAACCTGTTTCCTGCAATGCCAGTGCAAGTGAAAGCGCAAGCCATAAAACTCTCAGCTCCCAAAATGAGGCATTAA
- a CDS encoding CHC2 zinc finger domain-containing protein, with the protein MWFLQTPRTVEHIDGEVEVIWPTPPNTDTRGFQQLLERAKEMDVPLKAAAQARRGFVADRIYRLEQLLWGCEREAERLGMNPNFLHNQGEIRRFMKQITLLQKFEKLFREHRNLSSELEEIDDYLAGKEKKESTLIPDHQIERADNAGRDVLKQILEDAGFQVFGNWTLRCPFHDDQGPSASIAKGFLNCFAGCKAMGPIQLVRHLHGLDFPHAVKYVLRYC; encoded by the coding sequence ATGTGGTTTTTACAAACACCAAGAACCGTCGAGCACATCGATGGAGAGGTTGAGGTCATTTGGCCGACACCCCCAAACACTGACACCAGGGGATTTCAGCAACTGCTTGAAAGGGCTAAAGAGATGGATGTGCCACTCAAAGCAGCTGCACAAGCCAGAAGGGGCTTTGTTGCTGATCGCATCTACCGTTTAGAGCAACTGCTCTGGGGGTGTGAACGAGAAGCAGAACGCCTTGGCATGAATCCCAATTTTCTCCATAACCAAGGAGAGATTCGCAGGTTTATGAAACAGATCACGCTTCTTCAGAAGTTTGAAAAGTTATTTCGTGAACACCGTAATCTCTCATCTGAACTTGAAGAGATAGATGACTACCTGGCTGGGAAGGAAAAAAAGGAATCTACCTTAATTCCTGATCACCAGATTGAGAGGGCAGATAATGCCGGACGTGATGTACTCAAACAGATCCTCGAAGATGCAGGCTTTCAGGTTTTTGGCAATTGGACACTCCGGTGTCCATTCCATGATGACCAGGGGCCATCTGCATCAATAGCAAAAGGCTTTCTTAACTGTTTTGCTGGGTGCAAGGCAATGGGTCCGATCCAACTGGTTCGGCACCTCCATGGCCTTGACTTTCCCCACGCAGTTAAATATGTCCTGCGCTACTGCTAA
- the yfbR gene encoding 5'-deoxynucleotidase: MPNNISKFFECIWRMFMSRWMLMKNTQTENLQQHSLEVAAIVYKLVEIRNSQFGGKLNPAMASVYGIYHDALEIFTGDFPTPVKQFAGGAIKKIADQIEAYALDRLIAFLPEKLQSFYRSAFQIPAEYKQVIKAADRISALIKCHKELAADNREFAPAAARLQQALADSGLPEVQVYLDHLPEYRVHGDLDQQFRIFVITHALALIKTGDEATAAEEAADTLTSITSPLAIGAVQIAYVLDNRSMRESLLKSNLPEVRYFAENFIPPGLHQVTLDELLNADEDWLI; the protein is encoded by the coding sequence ATGCCGAACAATATATCCAAATTTTTCGAATGTATCTGGCGGATGTTTATGAGCCGCTGGATGCTGATGAAAAACACCCAAACCGAAAATCTGCAGCAGCACAGTCTGGAGGTTGCGGCGATCGTCTATAAGCTTGTAGAGATCCGCAACAGCCAGTTTGGCGGTAAGTTGAACCCCGCCATGGCTTCTGTGTATGGCATCTACCACGACGCTTTGGAAATTTTCACGGGAGATTTTCCTACGCCGGTTAAGCAGTTCGCCGGCGGGGCGATCAAAAAGATAGCTGATCAGATTGAGGCGTACGCCTTGGATCGCCTGATCGCTTTTCTGCCGGAAAAACTTCAAAGCTTCTACAGATCAGCCTTTCAAATCCCTGCTGAATACAAGCAGGTGATCAAGGCTGCAGACCGTATCTCAGCACTCATCAAGTGCCACAAGGAGTTGGCAGCGGATAACCGGGAGTTCGCTCCTGCCGCTGCCCGACTCCAACAGGCACTGGCTGACTCGGGCCTCCCAGAAGTCCAGGTTTACCTGGATCATTTGCCTGAGTATCGGGTGCATGGCGATCTGGATCAGCAGTTCCGGATCTTCGTAATCACCCACGCCCTCGCGTTGATCAAAACCGGGGACGAGGCCACAGCTGCTGAAGAGGCGGCTGACACTCTTACCTCAATTACCAGTCCTTTGGCAATCGGCGCAGTTCAGATTGCTTACGTCTTGGATAACCGCAGCATGCGAGAGAGTCTTCTGAAGTCGAACCTCCCTGAGGTCCGCTACTTTGCAGAAAATTTCATCCCGCCTGGTCTGCATCAGGTAACCCTCGACGAACTGCTGAACGCAGACGAGGACTGGCTGATTTAA
- a CDS encoding PLDc N-terminal domain-containing protein translates to MVGSALFIWFVAMIFSVGMFVFWVIELIDCLKSEFKGQNDKIIWILVLLLGGPLGAIIYRFVGRGQKRACA, encoded by the coding sequence ATGGTAGGATCTGCGTTATTCATTTGGTTTGTTGCTATGATTTTTTCAGTAGGCATGTTCGTGTTTTGGGTGATTGAGTTAATCGACTGCCTAAAGTCAGAATTTAAAGGACAAAACGACAAGATTATATGGATATTAGTGTTGTTGTTGGGTGGCCCGTTAGGGGCGATTATATACCGTTTTGTCGGGCGTGGTCAAAAGAGGGCTTGCGCATGA
- a CDS encoding HU family DNA-binding protein — MNRSDLVAKLSEAVPRMPYRRAEQVVNTIFESMEEAMTSGDRIEIRGFGSFAVKDYDGYAGRNPKTGVQINVEPKKLPVFKAGKEMKARLLKNPT, encoded by the coding sequence ATGAATAGATCAGATCTTGTTGCCAAACTTTCAGAAGCGGTGCCGCGCATGCCTTATCGCCGTGCTGAACAAGTTGTCAATACAATATTTGAATCAATGGAAGAGGCTATGACGTCAGGTGACCGTATTGAGATTAGGGGCTTTGGCAGTTTTGCTGTCAAAGACTATGATGGATATGCTGGTCGTAATCCTAAAACGGGTGTTCAGATTAATGTTGAGCCCAAAAAACTTCCTGTATTCAAAGCCGGAAAAGAAATGAAGGCCCGCTTGCTCAAAAACCCAACATAA